Proteins from a single region of Urocitellus parryii isolate mUroPar1 chromosome 4, mUroPar1.hap1, whole genome shotgun sequence:
- the Ndufs8 gene encoding NADH dehydrogenase [ubiquinone] iron-sulfur protein 8, mitochondrial isoform X2 — MRCLAASSCMRCLTMPTLLRVLAQAARTGHPSGRSLHSSTVAATYKYVNLQEPEMDMKSITDRAARTLMWTELFRGLGMTLSYMFREPATINYPFEKGPLSPRFRGEHALRRYPSGEERCIACKLCEAICPAQAITIEAEPRADGSRRTTRYDIDMTKCIYCGFCQEACPVDAIVEGPNFEFSTETHEELLYNKEKLLNNGDKWEAEIAANIQADYLYR, encoded by the exons ATGCGCTGCCTGACCATGCCTACGCTGCTGCGGGTCCTGGCCCAGGCTGCGCGCACAG GACATCCCAGTGGCCGGAGCCTTCACAGCAGCACAGTGGCAGCAACCTACA AGTATGTGAACCTGCAGGAGCCCGAGATGGACATGAAGTCAATAACCGACCGGGCAGCAAGGACCCTGATGTGGACTGAGCTCTTCCGAG GCCTGGGCATGACCCTGAGCTACATGTTCCGGGAGCCAGCCACCATCAACTACCCATTTGAGAAGGGCCCGCTGAGCCCGCGCTTCCGTGGGGAGCACGCGCTGCGCCGCTACCCATCTGGGGAGGAGCGCTGCATCGCCTGCAAGCTCTGTGAGGCCATCTGCCCTGCCCAG GCCATCACCATCGAGGCTGAGCCCAGGGCTGATGGCAGCCGCCGGACCACCCGCTACGACATCGACATGACCAAGTGCATCTACTGCGGCTTTTGCCAGGAGGCCTGCCCTGTGGACGCCATTGTTGAG GGTCCAAACTTCGAGTTCTCCACGGAGACCCACGAGGAGCTACTGTACAACAAGGAGAAGCTGCTCAACAATGGGGACAAGTGGGAGGCTGAGATCGCCGCCAACATCCAGGCCGACTACCTCTACCGGTGA
- the Ndufs8 gene encoding NADH dehydrogenase [ubiquinone] iron-sulfur protein 8, mitochondrial isoform X1 yields the protein MRCLTMPTLLRVLAQAARTGHPSGRSLHSSTVAATYKYVNLQEPEMDMKSITDRAARTLMWTELFRGLGMTLSYMFREPATINYPFEKGPLSPRFRGEHALRRYPSGEERCIACKLCEAICPAQAITIEAEPRADGSRRTTRYDIDMTKCIYCGFCQEACPVDAIVEGPNFEFSTETHEELLYNKEKLLNNGDKWEAEIAANIQADYLYR from the exons ATGCGCTGCCTGACCATGCCTACGCTGCTGCGGGTCCTGGCCCAGGCTGCGCGCACAG GACATCCCAGTGGCCGGAGCCTTCACAGCAGCACAGTGGCAGCAACCTACA AGTATGTGAACCTGCAGGAGCCCGAGATGGACATGAAGTCAATAACCGACCGGGCAGCAAGGACCCTGATGTGGACTGAGCTCTTCCGAG GCCTGGGCATGACCCTGAGCTACATGTTCCGGGAGCCAGCCACCATCAACTACCCATTTGAGAAGGGCCCGCTGAGCCCGCGCTTCCGTGGGGAGCACGCGCTGCGCCGCTACCCATCTGGGGAGGAGCGCTGCATCGCCTGCAAGCTCTGTGAGGCCATCTGCCCTGCCCAG GCCATCACCATCGAGGCTGAGCCCAGGGCTGATGGCAGCCGCCGGACCACCCGCTACGACATCGACATGACCAAGTGCATCTACTGCGGCTTTTGCCAGGAGGCCTGCCCTGTGGACGCCATTGTTGAG GGTCCAAACTTCGAGTTCTCCACGGAGACCCACGAGGAGCTACTGTACAACAAGGAGAAGCTGCTCAACAATGGGGACAAGTGGGAGGCTGAGATCGCCGCCAACATCCAGGCCGACTACCTCTACCGGTGA
- the Tcirg1 gene encoding V-type proton ATPase 116 kDa subunit a 3: MGSMFRSEEVVLVQLFLPTAAAYTCVSQLGELGLVEFRDLNESVSAFQRRFTVDIRRCEELEKTFTFLEEQVRWAGLALPPPEGRLPAPPPRDLLRIQEETERLAQELRDVQGNHQALRAQLHQLQLHSAVLQQNHGPPPAAAHTDGPSSERTPLLPPRQGPHQDLRVNFVAGAVEPRKAAALERLLWRACRGFLIASFREAERQLEDPLTGEPVTWMTFLISYWGEQIGQKIRKITDCFHCHIFPFLEEEAARHGTLQQLQQQSQELQEVLRETEGFLSQVLGQVQQLLPRGQVQVHKMKAVYLALNQCSVSSTHKCLVAEAWCATQDLPALQQALRESSSEAGVSAVAHRIACRDMPPTLIRTNRFTASFQSIVDAYGVGCYQEVNPAPYTIITFPFLFAVMFGDVGHGLLMFLFALAMVLAENRPGVRTAQNEIWQTFFGGRYLLLLMGLFSIYTGFIYNECFSRATTIFPSGWSVAAMVNQSDWSDAFLSQHPLLTLDPNVTGVFLGPYPFGIDPVWSLATNHLSFLNSFKMKMSVILGVTHMAFGVLLGVFNHVHFRQGHRLLLETLPELIFLLGLFGYLVFLVIYKWLCVTVTHAASAPSILIHFINMFLFSSSPTNQPLYSGQEVVQHALVVLALAMVPVLLLGTPLYLLHRWQRSRHSPRPAVGQQDKNEDKARCVDSSDACEKGWSSDEEKARCPGGEEEAEFVASEVLMHQAIHTIEFCLGCISNTASYLRLWALSLAHAQLSEVLWAMVMRVGLRMCGEVGVVSVALVPVFAAFAVMTVAILLVMEGLSAFLHALRLHWVEFQNKFYAGTGYKLSPFTFAIQDE; the protein is encoded by the exons ATGGGCTCCATGTTCCGGAGTGAGGAGGTGGTCCTGGTCCAGCTCTTCCTGCCCACAGCTGCTGCCTACACCTGTGTGAGCCAGCTGGGCGAGCTGGGGCTCGTGGAGTTCAGAGAC CTCAATGAGTCGGTGAGTGCCTTCCAGAGACGCTTCACAGTGGACATTCGGCGCTGTGAGGAGCTGGAGAAGACCTTCA CCTTTCTAGAGGAGCAGGTGCGGTGGGCTGGCCTGGCACTGCCCCCTCCCGAAGGGAGGCTGCCAGCACCCCCGCCACGTGACCTACTGCGCATCCAGGAAGAGACAGAGCGCCTGGCCCAGGAGCTGCGGGATGTGCAGGGCAACCACCAGGCCCTGCGAGCCCAGCTGCACCAGCTGCAGCTCCACTCGGCCGTGCTACAGCAGAACCACGGCCCTCCG CCGGCCGCTGCCCACACCGATGGGCCCTCTTCAGAGAGAACTCCCCTGCTCCCGCCTCGCCAGGGACCGCACCAGGACCTGAGGGTCAA CTTTGTGGCAGGTGCCGTGGAGCCCCGCAAGGCTGCGGCCCTGGAGCGCCTGCTGTGGAGAGCCTGCCGCGGCTTCCTCATCGCCAGCTTCCGAGAGGCCGAGAGGCAGCTGGAGGACCCGCTGACG GGTGAGCCTGTGACCTGGATGACCTTCCTCATCTCCTACTGGGGTGAGCAGATTGGACAGAAGATCCGCAAGATTACGGACTG CTTCCACTGCCACATCTTCCCATTCCTGGAGGAAGAGGCGGCCCGGCATGGGACcctgcagcagctgcagcagcagagccaggagctgcaggag GTCCTCCGGGAGACAGAAGGGTTCCTGAGCCAGGTGCTGGGCCAggtgcagcagctgctgccacgGGGGCAGGTGCAGGTCCACAAGATGAAGGCAGTGTACCTGGCCCTCAATCAGTGCAGTGTGAGCAGCACGCACAAGTGCCTCGTCGCGGAGGCCTGGTGTGCCACGCAAGACCTGCCCGCCCTGCAGCAGGCGCTGCGGGAGAGCTCG AGCGAGGCGGGGGTGAGTGCCGTGGCTCACCGCATCGCCTGCAGGGACATGCCCCCGACCCTCATCCGCACCAACCGCTTCACCGCCAGCTTCCAGAGCATCGTGGATGCCTACGGCGTGGGCTGCTACCAGGAGGTCAACCCTG CTCCTTACACCATCATcaccttccccttcctcttcgcCGTGATGTTTGGTGACGTGGGCCACGGGCTGCTCATGTTCCTCTTTGCCCTGGCCATGGTGCTTGCGGAGAACCGGCCAGGCGTGAGGACTGCGCAGAATGAG ATCTGGCAGACCTTCTTTGGGGGCCGCTACCTGCTCCTGCTCATGGGCTTGTTCTCCATCTACACCGGCTTCATCTACAACGAGTGCTTCAGCCGCGCCACTACCATCTTCCCCTCGGGCTGGAGCGTGGCCGCCATGGTCAACCAGTCAGACTGGAG TGACGCGTTCCTGTCCCAGCACCCACTGCTCACCCTGGACCCCAATGTCACTGGTGTCTTCCTGGGACCCTACCCCTTTGGCATCGACCCG gtCTGGAGCCTGGCCACCAACCACCTGAGCTTCCTCAACTCCTTCAAGATGAAGATGTCTGTCATCCTGGGGGTGACCCACATGGCCTTCGGGGTGCTCCTCGGAGTCTTCAACCACGT GCACTTCCGCCAAGGGCACCGGCTGCTGCTGGAGACCCTGCCTGAGCTCATCTTCCTGCTGGGCCTCTTTGGCTACCTTGTCTTCCTGGTCATCTACAAGTGGCTGTGTGTGACCGTCACGCATGCTGCCTCTGCCCCCAGCATCCTCATCCACTTTATCAACATGTTCCTCTTCTCCAGCAGCCCCACCAACCAGCCGCTCTACTCTGGGCAG GAAGTGGTGCAGCACGCATTGGTGGTCCTGGCCTTGGCCATGGTGCCTGTCCTGCTGCTGGGCACACCCTTGTACCTGCTGCACCGGTGGCAGCGAAGCCGCCACTCACCGAGGCCAGCTGTGGGCCAACAG GACAAGAATGAGGACAAGGCCAGGTGCGTGGACTCCTCCGATGCTTGCGAGAAGGGCTGGAGCTCCGACGAGGAGAAGGCGAGGTGCCCAGGGGGTGAAGAGGAGGCCGAG TTTGTCGCCTCCGAGGTCCTGATGCACCAGGCCATCCACACCATCGAGTTCTGTCTGGGCTGCATCTCCAACACGGCCTCCTACCTCCGCCTCTGGGCCCTGAGCCTGGCCCACGCCC AGCTCTCCGAGGTGCTGTGGGCCATGGTGATGCGCGTGGGCCTGCGCATGTGCGGGGAGGTGGGCGTGGTATCTGTGGCGCTGGTCCCGGTCTTCGCCGCCTTCGCAGTGATGACCGTAGCCATCCTGCTGGTAATGGAAGGGCTGTCTGCCTTCCTGCATGCCCTGCGGCTGCACTG GGTGGAGTTCCAGAACAAGTTCTACGCAGGCACGGGCTACAAGCTGAGCCCCTTCACCTTCGCCATCCAGGACGAATAG
- the Ndufs8 gene encoding NADH dehydrogenase [ubiquinone] iron-sulfur protein 8, mitochondrial isoform X3 produces MGKMRCLTMPTLLRVLAQAARTGHPSGRSLHSSTVAATYKYVNLQEPEMDMKSITDRAARTLMWTELFRGLGMTLSYMFREPATINYPFEKGPLSPRFRGEHALRRYPSGEERCIACKLCEAICPAQAITIEAEPRADGSRRTTRYDIDMTKCIYCGFCQEACPVDAIVEGPNFEFSTETHEELLYNKEKLLNNGDKWEAEIAANIQADYLYR; encoded by the exons ATGCGCTGCCTGACCATGCCTACGCTGCTGCGGGTCCTGGCCCAGGCTGCGCGCACAG GACATCCCAGTGGCCGGAGCCTTCACAGCAGCACAGTGGCAGCAACCTACA AGTATGTGAACCTGCAGGAGCCCGAGATGGACATGAAGTCAATAACCGACCGGGCAGCAAGGACCCTGATGTGGACTGAGCTCTTCCGAG GCCTGGGCATGACCCTGAGCTACATGTTCCGGGAGCCAGCCACCATCAACTACCCATTTGAGAAGGGCCCGCTGAGCCCGCGCTTCCGTGGGGAGCACGCGCTGCGCCGCTACCCATCTGGGGAGGAGCGCTGCATCGCCTGCAAGCTCTGTGAGGCCATCTGCCCTGCCCAG GCCATCACCATCGAGGCTGAGCCCAGGGCTGATGGCAGCCGCCGGACCACCCGCTACGACATCGACATGACCAAGTGCATCTACTGCGGCTTTTGCCAGGAGGCCTGCCCTGTGGACGCCATTGTTGAG GGTCCAAACTTCGAGTTCTCCACGGAGACCCACGAGGAGCTACTGTACAACAAGGAGAAGCTGCTCAACAATGGGGACAAGTGGGAGGCTGAGATCGCCGCCAACATCCAGGCCGACTACCTCTACCGGTGA